In the genome of Magnolia sinica isolate HGM2019 chromosome 2, MsV1, whole genome shotgun sequence, one region contains:
- the LOC131236289 gene encoding protein DETOXIFICATION 49-like, whose translation MENAATPPSTPLMIFAILPISDHNPHHHSKRWPSTSEVVEEIQNLYNIAFPMIITGLLLYGKAVISMLFMGRLGKDVLAGGSLAIGFANITGYSVLSGLAMGMEAISSQAYGAEQWSLMGHALQRTIMILLTACIPIALLWLKIEPILLYCGQDRAITAVASTYLAFSLPDLIFQSFLNPLKIYLRTQNITMPLTVGAALSLILHAPINYFLVCFLGLGIRGIALTAAFTDFNLLVALLIYLNCSGLHKKSWGGWSSECFCEWKPLLNLAIPSCISVCLEWWWYELMVIFSGLLSNATDAVAAMGILIQATSLVYIFPLALSLAVSTRVGNELGANRPDKARLSMQVSIFCAIFTGLVAMVFTTALRNVWGRAFTTDGAIISLTAMAMPIVGLCELGNCPQTTGCGALRGSARPSLGANINLGSFYGVGMPMAMAMGFVLNLGLLGLWLGLLAAQGTCALVMIFLLLRTDWGLQAKRARELMGGGDEGVYKGNIEEDVGNSPPYKIVESEEVEAIISFKVLQQ comes from the exons atggAGAATGCTGCTACTCCACCCTCTACTCCTCTCATGATCTTTGCCATCTTGCCCATCTCAGACCATAATCCTCACCACCATTCCAAAAGGTGGCCTTCCACATCAGAG GTGGTGGAAGAGATTCAAAATCTCTATAACATAGCTTTCCCAATGATCATCACAGGCTTGCTCTTATACGGTAAAGCTGTAATTTCAATGCTTTTCATGGGTAGATTGGGAAAGGATGTTTTAGCTGGAGGTTCTCTAGCCATTGGCTTTGCAAACATAACTGGCTACTCAGTCCTCTCCGGCCTAGCCATGGGCATGGAAGCCATCTCATCCCAAGCCTATGGAGCCGAGCAATGGTCCCTCATGGGTCACGCCCTCCAGCGGACCATCATGATCCTCCTCACGGCGTGCATCCCAATCGCTCTCTTATGGTTGAAGATCGAACCAATCCTCCTCTACTGCGGCCAAGACCGTGCGATCACAGCCGTCGCATCTACATACCTCGCCTTCTCTCTCCCTGACCTTATCTTCCAGTCATTTCTCAATCCTCTCAAGATCTACTTGAGGACCCAAAACATAACAATGCCACTGACAGTCGGCGCAGCCCTTTCACTCATCCTACACGCTCCGATCAACTACTTCCTAGTCTGCTTCTTGGGGCTCGGCATCCGTGGGATTGCACTCACGGCTGCATTCACAGATTTCAATCTGCTAGTCGCATTACTGATTTATCTGAATTGCTCCGGCCTACACAAGAAGTCATGGGGAGGTTGGTCATCGGAGTGCTTCTGCGAGTGGAAGCCGCTGCTCAACTTAGCTATTCCAAGCTGCATTTCGGTGTGTTTGGAATGGTGGTGGTATGAGCTTATGGTAATATTCTCTGGCCTTCTCTCCAATGCCACCGATGCTGTTGCAGCCATGGGTATTCTCATACAGGCTACTTCTCTAGTCTACATCTTTCCATTGGCATTGAGCCTCGCAGTCTCAACTAGGGTTGGGAATGAGCTTGGAGCGAACCGGCCTGATAAAGCCAGACTATCGATGCAAGTTTCAATCTTTTGCGCTATCTTTACAGGCCTTGTCGCAATGGTTTTTACTACTGCTTTGAGAAATGTATGGGGTCGAGCATTTACCACAGACGGTGCGATTATTTCATTGACAGCCATGGCAATGCCGATTGTTGGGCTCTGCGAGCTCGGCAACTGTCCACAGACAACAGGATGTGGAGCTCTGAGAGGAAGCGCTCGGCCGTCTCTAGGAGCAAATATAAACCTTGGATCCTTCTACGGCGTCGGCATGCCGATGGCAATGGCGATGGGCTTTGTTTTGAATTTGGGCTTGTTGGGTCTTTGGTTGGGCCTTCTTGCAGCCCAGGGGACATGTGCTTTGGTAATGATATTTCTGTTGCTGAGAACTGACTGGGGCTTGCAAGCAAAAAGAGCAAGAGAGCTAATGGGTGGTGGAGATGAAGGAGTGTACAAAGGGAATATAGAAGAAGATGTGGGGAATTCCCCTCCATATAAAATTGTGGAGAGTGAGGAGGTGGAAGCTATTATATCATTCAAGGTGCTGCAACAGTAG